In the Rhizobium sp. N324 genome, one interval contains:
- the ccoG gene encoding cytochrome c oxidase accessory protein CcoG codes for MNLYTRPNLNDIDHVRVEPVNARRNRQPLYAPRKKIFPKRAEGPFRRFKWVLMLLTLGTYYLAPWIRWDRGPYAPNQAILVDLASRRFFFFFIEIWPQEFYYVAGLLVMAGFGLFLLTAAVGRAWCGYACPQTVWVDLFLVVERAVEGDRNARMKLDADPFTFDKLRKRVIKHAIWLLIAVATGGAWIFYFADAPSLAASLFDGSAPAAAYATIATLTATTYVLGGLMREQTCTYMCPWPRIQGAMLDENSLVVTYNDWRGEQRSRHGKKAQGLPVGDCVDCNACVAVCPMGIDIRDGQQMECITCALCIDACGGVMDKLGKPHGLIAYATLKEYSSNMSLATDGGRTAIQPSNVRNDDGSFMPAVRNFDWRIIFRRRIVFYGVVWASIGIAMVVHLTFRDRLRLNVIHDRNPQYVLESDGSIRNGYTLRVLNMVPKPRDVTITLVGLEGGTMRIPEFGRQDARSFTAHVEPDAATTLKVFVTRAPDGAEINEFLFVIEDIGQDAGQADRASYRAAFNAPGDVK; via the coding sequence ATGAATCTCTATACCCGCCCTAATCTAAATGACATTGACCACGTTCGCGTCGAACCGGTCAACGCCCGGCGCAACCGCCAGCCTCTCTATGCGCCGCGCAAGAAGATCTTTCCGAAACGAGCCGAAGGGCCCTTTCGCCGGTTCAAATGGGTCTTGATGCTGCTCACGCTTGGCACCTATTACCTCGCGCCGTGGATTCGCTGGGACCGCGGTCCCTATGCGCCCAATCAGGCAATCCTCGTCGACCTCGCCTCGCGGCGCTTCTTCTTTTTCTTCATCGAGATCTGGCCGCAGGAATTCTACTATGTGGCGGGCCTGCTCGTCATGGCGGGCTTCGGCCTCTTTCTCCTCACCGCCGCTGTCGGCCGCGCCTGGTGTGGCTATGCCTGTCCGCAGACCGTCTGGGTCGATCTCTTTCTCGTCGTCGAACGCGCTGTCGAAGGCGACCGAAACGCTCGGATGAAGCTCGATGCCGACCCCTTCACTTTCGACAAGCTCAGGAAGCGGGTGATCAAGCACGCGATCTGGCTGCTGATCGCCGTCGCCACGGGCGGAGCATGGATCTTCTATTTTGCCGACGCGCCGAGCCTGGCGGCTTCACTGTTTGACGGCAGCGCTCCTGCCGCTGCGTATGCCACGATCGCCACCCTGACCGCGACGACCTATGTGCTTGGCGGCCTCATGCGCGAACAGACATGCACCTATATGTGTCCGTGGCCGCGCATTCAGGGCGCGATGCTGGATGAGAATTCGCTTGTTGTCACCTACAACGACTGGCGGGGCGAGCAGCGGTCGCGCCATGGCAAGAAGGCTCAGGGTCTGCCGGTGGGCGATTGCGTGGACTGCAATGCCTGCGTCGCCGTCTGCCCGATGGGGATCGACATCCGCGACGGCCAGCAGATGGAATGCATCACATGCGCCCTCTGCATCGACGCCTGTGGCGGCGTCATGGACAAGCTCGGAAAGCCACACGGCCTGATCGCCTATGCGACGCTCAAGGAATATTCGAGCAACATGTCGCTTGCTACTGACGGAGGACGGACAGCCATCCAGCCCTCCAATGTCCGAAACGACGACGGAAGCTTCATGCCAGCTGTCCGGAATTTCGACTGGCGCATCATCTTCCGCCGAAGAATCGTCTTCTACGGTGTCGTCTGGGCATCGATCGGCATCGCCATGGTCGTCCATCTCACCTTCCGCGATCGGCTCAGGCTCAACGTTATCCACGACCGGAACCCTCAATATGTTCTGGAAAGCGACGGCTCCATCCGAAACGGCTACACGCTGCGTGTCCTCAACATGGTGCCGAAGCCGCGGGACGTGACCATCACCCTCGTCGGGCTGGAGGGGGGCACAATGCGCATTCCCGAGTTCGGCAGGCAGGATGCCCGCAGCTTCACCGCTCACGTCGAACCCGACGCCGCCACGACGCTCAAGGTCTTCGTTACGCGCGCCCCAGACGGGGCAGAGATCAACGAATTCCTCTTCGTCATCGAAGATATAGGTCAAGACGCAGGTCAAGCCGACCGGGCGAGCTATCGCGCGGCGTTCAACGCGCCGGGAGACGTGAAATGA
- a CDS encoding CcoQ/FixQ family Cbb3-type cytochrome c oxidase assembly chaperone translates to METYTAMRHFSDSWGLLAMAAFFVGAVMLTLRPGSKQTAKDAAVIPLKDD, encoded by the coding sequence ATGGAAACTTACACTGCAATGAGACACTTCTCCGACAGCTGGGGCCTCCTGGCAATGGCCGCATTCTTCGTCGGCGCGGTCATGCTCACCCTTCGCCCAGGTAGCAAGCAGACGGCCAAAGATGCCGCCGTTATTCCCTTGAAGGACGATTGA
- the ccoO gene encoding cytochrome-c oxidase, cbb3-type subunit II produces MASLLDKHKTLEKNATLLLVGSLLVVSIGGIVEIAPLFYLQNTIEKVEGMRPYTPLELAGRNIYIREGCYLCHSQMIRPFRDEVERYGHYSLAAESMYDHPFQWGSKRTGPDLARVGGRYSNEWHVQHLANPRAVVPESIMPSYAFLEEKEVTVRSVGEDLKANEDVGVPYSDDMLANAETDMRAQADPNADTAALLKRYPNANVGDLDGDPTRLTEMDALVSYLQMLGTLVNFSTYDDATGYR; encoded by the coding sequence ATGGCATCGTTACTTGATAAACATAAGACCCTCGAGAAAAACGCGACGCTTCTTCTGGTCGGCTCGCTGCTGGTCGTCAGCATTGGCGGCATCGTTGAAATCGCACCGCTGTTCTACCTGCAGAACACGATCGAAAAAGTCGAAGGCATGCGGCCCTACACGCCGCTAGAGCTCGCCGGACGGAACATCTACATCCGTGAAGGCTGCTATCTCTGCCACAGCCAGATGATCCGGCCGTTCCGTGATGAGGTCGAACGTTACGGCCATTATTCGCTCGCCGCGGAATCGATGTACGACCACCCGTTCCAATGGGGATCCAAGCGGACAGGGCCCGATCTGGCCCGCGTCGGGGGGCGTTACTCGAACGAATGGCACGTCCAGCATCTCGCAAATCCGCGGGCCGTGGTGCCGGAATCAATCATGCCGAGCTACGCCTTCCTCGAAGAGAAGGAGGTGACGGTCAGGAGTGTCGGAGAGGACCTCAAGGCCAATGAGGACGTGGGCGTGCCTTACAGCGACGACATGCTGGCGAATGCCGAGACCGACATGAGAGCCCAGGCCGATCCGAACGCGGACACGGCGGCTCTACTCAAGCGCTACCCAAATGCGAATGTCGGCGATCTCGACGGCGATCCAACCCGGCTGACCGAGATGGACGCGCTGGTGTCCTACCTGCAGATGCTCGGAACGCTGGTTAATTTCTCGACCTATGACGACGCGACCGGCTACCGGTGA
- the ccoP gene encoding cytochrome-c oxidase, cbb3-type subunit III — MSQKHIDELSGVETTGHEWDGIQELNNPMPRWWIWTFYVTILWAIGYAIAYPAIPMITSATYGYLGYSTRAELQQDLNLAKSSQTEFHDLIAAKTVEEIDADPALRKFAIAGGASAFKMNCAPCHGSGASGGPGFPNLNDDDWLWGGDLNAIQATISHGIRFDGDTDSHSSEMPPFAGVLEPIQMKQVAAFVWGLTNTPSDVGLAAAGKQVFLDNCAPCHGEDAKGKVEMGAPDLADAIWLKSRGEDAILRQVASPKHGVMPAWAARLGDTTVNELTIFVHALGGGM; from the coding sequence ATGTCGCAAAAGCATATCGATGAACTGAGCGGCGTCGAAACGACGGGTCATGAATGGGACGGCATCCAAGAGCTCAACAATCCCATGCCGCGCTGGTGGATCTGGACCTTCTACGTGACGATCCTCTGGGCGATCGGCTACGCCATCGCTTACCCGGCCATCCCGATGATCACTTCCGCCACTTACGGCTATCTCGGTTATTCAACGCGCGCCGAGCTGCAGCAGGACCTCAATCTCGCTAAGTCATCGCAGACGGAGTTCCATGACCTGATCGCTGCCAAGACAGTGGAGGAGATCGACGCGGATCCTGCTCTTCGTAAATTCGCGATCGCTGGCGGCGCATCCGCTTTCAAGATGAACTGCGCGCCCTGCCATGGATCGGGAGCGAGCGGCGGTCCGGGGTTTCCGAATCTCAACGACGACGACTGGCTGTGGGGCGGGGATCTGAATGCCATCCAGGCCACGATCTCGCATGGCATCCGCTTCGACGGCGATACGGATAGCCATTCCTCCGAAATGCCGCCCTTTGCCGGTGTTCTGGAGCCCATCCAGATGAAGCAGGTCGCCGCCTTTGTCTGGGGGCTGACCAATACGCCCTCGGATGTCGGTCTGGCGGCGGCCGGAAAACAGGTTTTCTTAGACAATTGCGCCCCATGTCACGGCGAGGACGCCAAAGGAAAGGTGGAAATGGGTGCGCCGGATCTCGCCGACGCAATCTGGCTGAAGTCGCGGGGTGAAGACGCCATCCTTCGTCAGGTTGCCTCTCCCAAACATGGCGTAATGCCTGCCTGGGCAGCGCGCCTGGGGGACACAACGGTCAACGAGCTTACTATTTTCGTTCATGCGCTCGGCGGCGGCATGTAA
- a CDS encoding FixH family protein: MKTSTQGFTGLHVLLATSAFFAVVIAVNATMAFYAASSWSGIVVENTYVASQEFNTRAAAMKAMAASGVEGALVVKGSQIRYDIHDKAGTPAIIDDVTLNFKRPVGDHEDFRVTLRKTGEGRFEADHQVVAGDWIVEAISRMKGAVVMHEAKRFDTTEFRQ, translated from the coding sequence ATGAAGACTTCTACTCAGGGCTTTACCGGCTTGCACGTGCTGCTTGCCACCTCGGCATTCTTCGCCGTAGTGATCGCCGTAAACGCCACCATGGCCTTCTATGCTGCGTCCAGCTGGAGTGGCATCGTCGTGGAAAACACCTATGTGGCCAGCCAGGAATTCAACACCAGGGCGGCAGCGATGAAGGCAATGGCCGCCTCCGGCGTCGAGGGCGCGCTCGTCGTTAAGGGCAGCCAAATCCGTTACGACATCCACGACAAGGCCGGCACGCCTGCGATCATCGATGATGTCACGCTGAACTTCAAACGGCCCGTCGGCGATCATGAGGATTTCCGCGTGACGCTCCGGAAGACGGGCGAAGGGCGGTTCGAAGCCGATCACCAGGTTGTCGCCGGCGACTGGATCGTCGAGGCCATATCGAGAATGAAAGGGGCGGTCGTCATGCATGAGGCCAAACGCTTCGACACCACGGAGTTCCGCCAATGA